A segment of the Chitinophagaceae bacterium genome:
TCTTTGGAGATTCTTCGAGGTTTGTTTTACATTTTTTTGCCTTCACCCAGCCAATTGCATTTCTGCTGTCGCTGTAAATGGGCATGGTATCCATTGCGTGTTTTTTGCAATAGCCCAGTGCATGTACAATAGCTAAGAACTCGCCGATATTATTGGTGCCATGTGCCAGCGGCCCCATATGAAAAATGCGTGAATTGGTTTTGTACATGATGCCCTGGTACTCCATGTCTTTCTGCACACTGTTCCAGGCTGCATCTACAATAATGCTGTCGTGAATAGGCGAACCAACAGCAGAATGATCTTTTACAGAAACCTCTTTGTCTTTTTTGTAAATATGTTTGGCAAAATGTTCTTTATAAGCAAGCTCAGCTTCCATCATACTGGAAAATGACTTGTAAGCTGCACCGGCAAAGCCTTCCACCTGCTGCTTACAATCGTTCCAGCTGGTATAAATACCCGGCTCTTTCCCTTTCCAGACAACGTAGTATTTAGGTTTTACCTTACTCATGAGGCTGCAATGTTAGTAAAAGAATCGTTAAGGTTTTCTTTGGTACGATTCTTTCTGAGAATTATGCATCTTTGCGCAGTAAATTACATTCGTCATGAAGAGAGCCTTTTATTTATTTTTTGCTTTATTTACCTGTTTCAGTGCATTTGCCCAAACAACCCCTTTGCTGGTGCAACTGGATAATAACACGCCGTACCTCACACATACCGTTGGAGCCAAAGAAAATTATTACAGCATCGGACGTATCTACAATATCAGCCCAAGAGTTTATGCGCCTTATAATGGATTGGAATTAACAGTGCCGATGAGTATCGGGCAGCGGATAAAAATTCCGTTGAATGAAATTAATTTCTGGCAAAACGGAACAAGAAAAGAAAATGAAACGGTTGTTCCTGTTTATCATGTAGTGAAACAAGGCGAATCATTGACTAAGATTAGCCAGCTGTTTAAAACTGATAATGCTTCTGTAAAATCATGGAATAATTTAGGCAGTGATGCAGTAAGTGTTGGAAGTAAAGTGATCATCGGGTTTTTGAAAGTAGATAAAACATTATCACCACTTGCAGCGCAGGGAATGAATGTACGCAGCGAACCAAACATTGTTAAGCAGGAACCGAAAAAACAGGAACCTGTTGTAAAGAAGGAAGAAGTGAAACCTGAACCTGTGATTAAAAAGGAAGGGTCAAAGGTTGAACCACCGGTTGTGCAAAAACCTGTTGTTGAAGTAAAGAGAGAAGAACCAAAGATGGAAGTATCAACTGTGAATTATTCAGGCAATGGGTTTTTCAGAGATGAATTCAATAAACAGACAAATAATGGAAAACGTGTAAGTGCCAACAGTGGTGCCGGTTCAGTTTTCAAAAGTACCAGTGGCTGGAGCGATGGAAAATATTATATCCTGATGGACAATGTGGAGAAGGGAACAATTGTGCTGATCAAAAACCCTTCTAACGGAAAAGCTATCTATGCTAAAGTATTGGGTGGTGTGGAAGAAACAAGTCCCGGCAGTGGATTGCTGTTCAGGATCAGTAATGCAGCTGCTTCGCAATTAGGGATCAGTGCCGAGAAGTTTAATGCAGAGTTGGCTTGGGGGAAATAGGAGCTAAGAGTTCAAAGAAGTGTAAAGAGATAAAAGACTTGTTCGCAATTTTACCGTTGATTAATGCAGAAAACTTTAAACTTTAGCAAGGACTATATTGTCGATAAAACTATTGAAGAAACCTTTTCTCACTTCGATGAAGTAATCTCAGCACCTTTCAATAATTCCAAGTTTTTAATGTTTGGAAATTTCTCTTCTAGTGACCCACCGCAGTTTATATTAATGACAAAGTGGTTTTCAATTGGGCGGCCTTTGCTTCCAGAAGTAGCTTCAACTAAGCTAATCACAACTCTCCATAAGGATGGGAATAAAACGAGGATTACGGTATCAACAAAAACCAACTTTTCTTTTATAGCCACTCTATTCATATTGAGCGGACTCTTTTTTATTACAATTTTTACTGTAAGTAAAATTACAGATATTAAAAGCCCACTAATTTGCTTGCTGCTTTTTGGTTTAACAATCGTTGTCGATAGGATTGTAAAGAAATTAGTTATTGCAGGATTTGAAAACGATTTAAAATTAATCAGGTAGTATAGCCGGGAGTTCGATAAAATTTACTTTTAACTAAACCGATACCCTCTCAAAAAATCTTCAATCAGCATTTTCTTTTTTCCTTCGAGTTGAATTTCGAGCAGATGCACATAGCCATCACTGCAGGCGAATTTTAAAAATGTTTTTCCATCCGTTACAAATTCAGCAGGGAGCCTTTGTGTGGTGATCTCTTTTTTACTTCTGTAGATCTTCAGCATCTTATCATGCAATGTCGTAAATGCCCCGGGAAAAGGAGAGAGGCCACGGATAAGATTATGTACTTCCTCCACTGTTTTGCTGAAATCAATTTTGCAAGTTTCTGTGAATATTTTCGGTGCATGTTTTAATACTGCCGACTCACTACTCACGACTGACGATTGTATTTTCTCAACAAGTGTTTTATTCATCAAACCTTCAACTGTTTTTACCAGCAGCTTTGCTCCCACTTCTTTCATATGGTCGTGTACTTCACCGGTTGTATCATCTTCACCAATGGGAAATGATTCCTGCAACAGAATATCACCCGTGTCAATTTCGTGTTTTAGTTTGAACGTGGTAACACCTGTTTCTTTTTCTCCATTGATCACTGCCCAGTTAATTGGTGCTGCACCACGGTACTGCGGCAACAGGCTTCCATGCACGTTCACTGTTCCAAGCGGGGGCATATTCCAAACAGCTTCAGGTAACATACGGAAAGCAACAACAATTTGCAGATCGGCTTTTAGTGATTTTAATTCTGCTATAAACTCAGGATTCTTTAATTTCTCCGGTTGAAGAATATGCAGTTTGTGTTCAACGGCATATTTCTTAACGGCACTTTCATTCATCTTCATACCACGGCCGGCCGGTTTATCCGGTGCTGTTACAACTCCAACGATGTTATAACCTGCTTTCACCAAAGCATCCAAAGAGGCAACAGCAAACTCAGGAGTTCCCATAAATATTATCCGCAGCGATTGATTCTTTTCCATTGCTGCGAAGGTAGTAAACAGGCTGATAAGAGTTAGTTTTCATGCAAAGCCGCAAAGAAATGCTGAGAATATGCCATGATTAGCATGAAATCTTTGATAACCACAGCTGCCAAATAAAATTTATCTTCGCTCAAACCCCATGAAACAAAACAAACGATTGCTCGCCCTGACCATTTAAACTAAATAACCAGCATGGCTATAAGGGTAGCAATACGGCACAAGACAATTTATTCTTACGACAGGTTAGTTGCTTTGTCACCGCATGTATTTCGTCTGCGGCCTGCAGTACATTCCAGAACTCCTATTGAATCTTATTCTTTTAAGGTAGAACCCAAAGATCATTTTATTAACTGGCAGCAGGATCCCTTTGGTAATTACCAGGCACGTGTGGTATTTCCTGAAAAAGCTACCCAGCTAAAAATTGAAGTTGAAGTAATTGCCAATATGGTAAGCATCAACCCTTTCGATTTTTTTGTAGAAGAGTATGCAGAAAATTTTCCGTTTACTTACCAGGGCGAATTGCCTAAAGAACTTATTCCTTATTTAGAAATAAAAGAGCGTGGCCCGAGGCTGATGCAGTTGTTAAGCGAAATTGATACAAGCAAAAAGACCATCAATGATTTTTTGGTGTACCTCAATCAAAAATTAAATAAACTCATTAACTATTCCATTCGCATGGAAGTAGGTGTGCAAACCTGCGAAGAAACCCTAGAAAAAAAATTAGGCTCCTGTCGTGATACAGCATGGCTGTTTGTACAGCTGCTTCGCCATTTAGGATTGGCATCCCGTTTTGTATCAGGTTATTTGGTGCAGCTATCTGCCGATGAAAAATCACTGGATGGTCCATCAGGCCCCGAAAATGATTTTACCGATTTACATGCATGGGTAGAAGTATATATTCCCGGTGCTGGATGGATTGGGTTGGATGCAACCTCCGGATTGTTTGCCGGTGAAGGACATATACCACTGGCATGCACACCCGATTATGCAAGTGCTGCACCTGTTGTTGGCGCTACTGATAAATGCGAAGTAAGTTTTGAATTTGAAAATTCAGTAACAAGAATTTATGAAGATCCAAGAGTAACCAAACCATTTACTGAACAGCAGTGGCTGCAGATAAATGCAATTGGCGAACAGGTGGATGAAGATTTAACAGCTGGTGATGTGCGCATGACGATGGGTGGTGAGCCTACTTTTGTTTCTATTGATGATATGGAATCGGCACAATGGAATACGGCTGCCGATGGAAAAGAGAAAAGAGAATTATCACATGATCTTATTTTCAGATTAAGAGAAAAATTTGGCCCGGGTGGATTGATTCATTACGGTCAGGGCAAATGGTATCCCGGCGAACCATTACCAAGATGGCAATACGGATTGTTCTGGCGCAAAGATGGTTTTCCAGTTTGGAAAAATCTTGATTTGATTGCTCATGAAAAAACAAAAAGAAATATACCATCAAAGATGCCGAAGCATTTACACAGGAACTGGCCCGGCACTTAGCAGTAAGTTTGGATAATATCAGTCCGGCTTACGAAGATGTATTTTATTTTTTATGGACGGAAGGGAAAACTCCGGCTAATGTTGATCCGTTAAAAGCAAATTTAAAAGATCCATTAGAGCGGCGCACTTTAGCACAACTGCTTAACCAGGGACTTGATGAACCTGTTGGCTATGTAATACCGCTGCGCTGGAATTACTGGGATGATAAATGGTTGAGCTGTAAATGGGTGTTTAACAGGGAACATTTGTTTTTAATACCCGGTAATTCTCCTGTCGGTTTACGCTTACCGTTAGAGTCGCTGCCGGTAATACCCACAGCCCGTGTGCCGCATAAAGTAGAACGCAGTTTGTTTGAAGAACTGCCCGAGCTGGAAGATTTTCATAAAGCCATATTATGGCGTTATGGTAAAGTATTTACCAATACTGAACCTATAGCAAAACTAGCAGGGGAGAATAAAGAAAAATTTGAGAATAGAAAAGCTGGAGAAAAAAAGAAAGTTGAAGAAAAAGAACCAGAGGCAGAAATTACTCATGAAATTGAAACCATCCGCATGGCATTAAGTGTGGAAGTAAGGGATGGCGTGATCTATATTTTTCTGCCGCCGATGGATTATGTTGAACACTACTTCGACATGGTGGCTTCTATTGAAAGTACAGCGGCCAAATTAAAAATGCAGGTGCGCATTGAAGGTTACGAACCACCAAGGGATACCAGGGTTGAGCGTATGGTTATATCACCCGATCCCGGCGTGATAGAAGTAAATATTCATCCCGCAAAAAACTGGAAAGAACTTTTAGGTAATACAGATACATTATACGAACAGGCAAGATTATCACGGCTTGGTACTGAAAAATTTATGCTCGATGGAAGGCATACAGGAACCGGCGGTGGCAACCATATTACCATTGGAGCTGCAAAACCTGCTGACAGTCCGTTATTACGCCGCCCCGATTTATTACGGAGTTTAATCACATTCTGGCAGCATCATCCCGGTTTATCGTATTTATTTTCGGGAAGTTTTATTGGTCCTACCAGTCAGGCTCCCCGATTTGATGAAGGCTTTGAAGACCGCCTGTATGAAATGGAAATTGCTTTTAGCCAGGTGCCTGAAAAAGGATTCATTCCCTTTTGGATAACCGACAGAATATTCCGGCATTTACTAACTGATATTACAGGCAATACTCACCGCTCCGAATTTTGTATTGATAAATTATATTCTCCCGATTCTTCTTCGGGAAGATTAGGCATATTAGAATTCCGTGCATTTGATATGCCGCCGCATAAGCAAATGAGTTTATTGCAAATGCTGCTCATACGGGCATTGATAGCCGCATTCTGGAAAAAGCCTTACAAACATAAACTGGTACGATGGGGTACAAGTCTCTATGATAAATATTTGCTGCCGCATTATGTGCAGCAGGATATCGCTGATGTTGTTGAATATTTAAACCTGGCAGGGTATGCGTTTGATATTAACTGGTTTAAGCCCTTCTTCGAATTCCGTTTTCCGCATTACGGTTCGGTTACAGTAAAAGATATTAAAATGGAACTGCGAATGGGTATTGAACCCTGGCATGTACTGGGCGAAGAAATGAGCAGCTCAGGTACTGCACGTTTTGTAGACAGTTCATTAGAAAGAGTACAGGTAAAACTTTCCGGCATTAACGACAATCGATACATTTTACTCTGCGGCGGTGTTCGTGTACCGCTTACGTCAACAAGTGTAAAAGGCGAGTATGTTTGCGGCATCCGTTACCGTGCATGGCAACCACCGAGTGCATTACATCCTACTATTGGTGTTGACACACCGCTCACTTTTGATATTGTTGATACATGGAACGGTCGTTCTGTTGGCGGCTGCACGTATTATGTATCACACCCCGGCGGCAGAAGTTATGATACTTTTCCTGTTAATAGTTTTGAAGCCGAGAGTCGCCGCATCAGCCGCTTTGGAAATACCAGTCATACACAGGAACAACGTTTTATAACTGTGCTGTCTTCAGTAACGCAGCATTATATTGAAAATAACCGTGGTTCTTTTGTGTACGATGCACCGGCACCGGAAATTAATAATGAGTTTCCGTGTACACTTGATTTGAGGTTAAAGAAGGGAGTTGAATAAGTTAAAAAACAGATAGATGAAAGCAGCATTAAACTAATCAATTGCCCTCTATTCTTTTTACATCTACCGACACCATTAGTTCATGCGAGCTGCTGCTCATGATTACGCCTTTCAATGGAATAACATCAAAATAATCACGGCCCCAGCCGATGGTGATATATTGTTCTTTGGCTAATTGATTATTGGTAGGATCAAAATCAACCCAACCCATACCGGGAATAAATACGGCAAACCATGCATGTGAAGCATCAACACCGGTGAGTTTTTCTTTTCCTTCCGGCGCATGTGTTTCAAGGTAACCGCTTACATATCTTGCTGATAATCCTAATGATTGAACACAGGAAATAGCAAGGTGTGCAAAGTCCTGGCATACACCTTTGCGTTCTTTCATTACAACAGAAAGAGGGAGTGGAGATGGTAGTAAAGCCGGGTGTAAAACGAAAGTCGGTATAAATGCGGTTGATTAAATGATACACTGCTTCATACAATGGTTTTCCTGTTGTGAATGACAATGCTGCATAGTTTTTTATTTCATCAGTAGGAGCTGTTATTGCTGCAGGAAGAGTGAATTGTTTTTCATCGATGTATTCTCCTGTCGAAGTATGCAGAATATCTCTTACACTTTCCCAGCTTTGATTTGAAATGGCGGGTTCTGTATCAGCATTAATGATTTTTTCAATCTGCGATTTTACCGTTACAGTTAATTCTTCATGTTCCTGCTCTACTACAAAATAAAATAATTTATTACCAAAGAAATCTGTGTGCTCTTCCAGTATATCCGGCAATGGAGATATGATCATGTTCGATGACTTGCAGATTTGCTGACCCGTACTGCGAGGAGATAATGCAGCAATATTATGACATAGGCTCACCTGCTCATTGTATTTGTATTTTGTCGTATGTTCTACCGAATAAAGCATGTGAGCGGATCTGTTAAATAAGGTTCGTTGTAAATAATTGTTTTTGCGCCTGGCTGTGCCTGAAATAAGTCTTAGAAATCAAAACAGATGTGTCAGAGATCAGTTCATACAATTTATCTAAGAATTTATTCAGCTCATTAAATTCTTTGCTGTATGGATCATATTGTACTAAAGTTGCAACATCGGCCAGTTGTAATAAAGAGTCGGCTTCCTGCATATTTCGTTTTTTTTCACTCAGCTGAATATCTCTTATTTCATTTGGTAAGAGTGATACATACCGTTTTATTTTTTTAACGAGATAGGCTAATGATTTTGGATAGTTGTTGTCGAGCATCAGTAATTCAAGTGCCAATGGAAGTTGCAAATGATCCCTGTACGTATAACGGTAAGTAATGAGGCTTTGACTTGCAATCATTACCGACTCCAGTAAATCGTATTCAACCTGTTCTTCCTGTTTCTTTTGAAATAAGGCTTTTAATAAAGTGATGGTGTAAAGCGATTGCTCAATTTTTCGTCCAAGATCAAGTATGTTCCATCCCTGTTCACGCCTTACACTTTCCCTGTTCATTCCTAAAAAAGCAAACATCGAAGTGTTTAATGCATCAATGGTGTGGATCATCCGCAGATGATCTGCCTGTTTGTCTGTTTTTGCTTTGTTCCATTCCTCTTCCATTTGCAGCAGTACACGCCATGTATCCAGCGCCCAGAAATTACGCACACTGTACACCGATCTTTTTAACATGGAAATATTCTGACTGAGACTTCCATTTCTTTTTTCATTGTACAAAACATCTGTTAACTCGCCCCATGGATTGCTATAGGGGTCATTTTCTTCATCAAAGAAACCCGGGAAAGTAAACGTACACTGGGTTAATGTTTGTAACAGAAGTGTTTCAGTTGTATTGCTGTCTTCCTTAATAAACGGCTTATTGCTTTTCAGCATCTGCTGCATCACTGTTCGCTGTAATCTTGCATTATAAATTACCCGTTCGGTATAACGACCAACCCAAAAAAGATTTTCAGCTGTATGACTTGGAAGCGATCGTTTTAATTGTTTTGTTTCACGTATATCAGTATTGAGCTGCAGAAATACAGGTTGTTCCTGTTCGTCTTCGGCTGAAAGCACCCAAGTGTCTTTACTGATGCCGCCCAACTGGTTGGAGATAATAAAACTGTTTTCTACTGTGCTGTTGCGTGTCAATCCTCCGGGCATAGCAACATAACTGTTGTTATGGCTCACTAAAAAACTTCTGAAGAGTGAATGACCAGCTACGATCTTTCCATCAACCAAAGAAGGTGCTGATGAAAAATTAATTTTTTCCTGGCCAACATACAAAAAGGGATTTGCTTTTATTTGCTTTATCAATTCTTCTGCCTGTATTGCCGACAGAGAAGCCCCATCAATGGCAGAACGGGTGCCTGCCACATTTCTAAATATTTTCCGTACAACCAGTTTTTTTAAATTGGCAATTACATACTCCATTTCTTTGGGTTGTCCGCACCACCAGGTAGCAATGGTAGGCATGATCAATTCCTTTCCAAAAAAATGTTTGGCTATGGCAGGTAAAAAAGGAACAAGCCCGGCATTTTCAACAATGCTGCTGCCAAGTGGATTGGCAATAGCAACATTTCCTTTTCGTACTGCCTGCATTAAACCGGGTATACCAAGAAGAGAATCGCTTTTTAATTCCAGCGGATCACAATAAGCATCATCTAATCTGCGTAATATGACATCTACTTTTTCTAAACCCTCGATTGTTTTTACCCATACACAATTATCTTTTACCATCAGGTCGTTTCCCTGCACCAATGTAAGACCGAGATAGGCAGCGAGATAGGAATGTTCAAAATACGTTTCATTATCCGGGCCGGGTGTAAGAATAACAATACGTGGATTGCTGGTATTATGTGGAGCAATGGCTTTCAATGCCTGCTGCAGTGAATCAAAGTAGGGTGATAATCTTCTTACCTGCAAATCAGCAAATAGTTCAGGCAACACACTTGACATGGCAAACCTGTTTTCCAGTGCATAACCTGAACCTGAGGGTGCCTGTGTACGGTCACTGATGATCCAGAGTCGTCCGTCATTGCCACGGGCCATATCAGCTGCATATAAAACAAGGTGCTGAAGACCGGGTAACTGAACATTTACACAGGAACGGATAAAACCGGGATGCATGTAAATTAATTCCTGCGGTATAATTCCTTTTTTTATTAATGTTTGTGGGCCATAAATATCTTTCAGCAACAGGTTAAATAATTCAGCCCTTTGTATTAATCCTGCATTGATTGTTTCCCATTCTTTGGCAGTAATTAATTGTGGAATAGGATCCAGTTCCCAGGGGCGACTTTCACCTGATGGATCATTGTAAATATTATAGGCTACACCATTTTCTTTCAGCAGGCGCAGAATATCCGCATTCCGGTTTTGCAATTCGTTATATCCTAACTGGCCTAAGGAAGAAAAAAAGTTTGCCAGTCGGGCCTGATATTTTTTCCATCAGAAAATAATTCGTTGTAGGAACTTGGGGCCGGAATATATTGTTCGAGTAGTGTATTGACAGTTGATTGGTCGGTCATGTAGTATTAAAGCTGTTTGCAGCAATAAAAATACGAAATAAATCAGGAAGCTCTGCTTCCGGGTAAAAGCAGTTGCTGACAAGATTTACAGTAATGAGTTCACTGTTTCAGCTCAATATTTCTCGATTCAAACCATTCCTTAAATTCCTGCCCCCGTTCGCCAGCATAATTGATGCAGATTTCAGTGCCGGGTTTAATGTCTTCCAATGCAGAAAATGTAATTGTTTTTGCTTCCCTGTCCAGTACATAAGTGGCATTGGAATAAACTGCATGATTATATAATGATCCAAAACCAAGGGCAAGTGCCAGCGTATTTTCTTCTTTGTTGAAGCTGAAGAAATAGTCAACCAGTTGAGAAGCTCTTACAGTATCATAGTCTTCTGCAGGAAGCACAAGTACTGGCCTGATTTCAAACTCTTCATCTTTCGGGATGAGTTGTTTGCAAAAAACACCCCTGTCTTTGCCTTTTATTTCTTTTATGAATAGTTGCTTTTTCATACAGTTGATGCAGGTGGAAAATAGACAGGAGTTTCATCATCAGGGTTGCCATTATAATTCAAGGTAATTTCATCACCTGACTGAATGGGTTTACAGGCAGTAATTTTTAAAGTAGCATCTTTTAATGAAATGCTGTACACTGCATTTGCTTTGTATGAATGATTATAAAGAGAAGTGTAACCCAATCCTAATACAACGGGAGACTGCTCATCCTTTACAAGAAAGTAATAATGAAACAGGGAGGTGGAGTAAAGAAACTCTTTGTCTGTTTTTTTTAGTAAGATAACAGGAGCAGTTTCTATAACAGTTCCTGTCTTAAATGCTTTAGAAGCAAATACTCCCCGCTGATGCAGGGTGCTTTGCTTTATTTCAATACCATCGGGTAGAGAAATTTCTTTCTTCCTGAAAAAGACTGACATTAATGTTTGTCGGGTTTTGTTACAGAGGTTTCTTTTAAAGGAACCACATTCGTTTTTTTGATGGAACCGATCTTGGTAATTTTGTCTGTTTTTTTAATGGTTGCTGTTCCCGGGTCTTTAATAGGCACATTCTGTACAACCGGTTTTATGGTTTGTGTTGTTGGCGCAGTTGTTTCCTTCTTTACTGTTGGAGTGGTTTGTGCTTTTACGCCAGCAAAAATTAACAGGGAACTGAATAATGCAATTACTTTTTTCATGTGAGGAATTATTAATGATGAGATGAGTATTAATTGTGTGATTAAAAATTTGTCCACGAGCCGCCGGTTTCTGCATCATAGCCAAACTTGTTTGAAACGCTTGGAGCACCTGTTTTACCTGTTTGATAGTAAGTCCACCCGATTCTTGTTGCCTGCAGACTTACAGTAGTTGTCATTACACCATTACAGCCCATTGCTTCTGCACAGGACAGTACCCTGATTTTTTCCATTTTAATAAAGTATACAGGTTGTGGAGTATAAGCTCCATTGATCGTCTGCATTACATTTACCTGTCCGTTCATCAGAAACTCCCCATTCGCCAATGCTCTTTTTAAATCGGCGGATGCACCTGTAATGTTCATGGTGAAACTAAACTGTGTGTTGCTTTTACCTCCTGAACTTGTAGAAAGGCCCTGCATCCATTTTTCAAAACCTTTTGTTACCGCATCGCCATTAACCTGTTTGCCATTTGCATCAGTAAGTCTGATGTACACATCCTGTTTTTGAGCAGTTGCAAAAAAAGGGATTAAGAAAAGGAGGAAGATAATTGTACGCATAAGTGTTGATTTGTTTTATTAGTGTTGTTTGTGATTTTTTTTGATAAAAGCTATTTGCATGTCTATATTTATTTTTTTACTGGTTGTACAACATCTTTCCCTGTCATATTTTTCAACGTAGTAAAATCAACGGCTTTTATAATGTCATTCCTGAATTTTGTTGCAATCGGATTCTGATCGTTCCATCTTATATATA
Coding sequences within it:
- a CDS encoding LysM peptidoglycan-binding domain-containing protein, whose protein sequence is MKRAFYLFFALFTCFSAFAQTTPLLVQLDNNTPYLTHTVGAKENYYSIGRIYNISPRVYAPYNGLELTVPMSIGQRIKIPLNEINFWQNGTRKENETVVPVYHVVKQGESLTKISQLFKTDNASVKSWNNLGSDAVSVGSKVIIGFLKVDKTLSPLAAQGMNVRSEPNIVKQEPKKQEPVVKKEEVKPEPVIKKEGSKVEPPVVQKPVVEVKREEPKMEVSTVNYSGNGFFRDEFNKQTNNGKRVSANSGAGSVFKSTSGWSDGKYYILMDNVEKGTIVLIKNPSNGKAIYAKVLGGVEETSPGSGLLFRISNAAASQLGISAEKFNAELAWGK
- a CDS encoding circularly permuted type 2 ATP-grasp protein, which gives rise to MQNRNADILRLLKENGVAYNIYNDPSGESRPWELDPIPQLITAKEWETINAGLIQRAELFNLLLKDIYGPQTLIKKGIIPQELIYMHPGFIRSCVNVQLPGLQHLVLYAADMARGNDGRLWIISDRTQAPSGSGYALENRFAMSSVLPELFADLQVRRLSPYFDSLQQALKAIAPHNTSNPRIVILTPGPDNETYFEHSYLAAYLGLTLVQGNDLMVKDNCVWVKTIEGLEKVDVILRRLDDAYCDPLELKSDSLLGIPGLMQAVRKGNVAIANPLGSSIVENAGLVPFLPAIAKHFFGKELIMPTIATWWCGQPKEMEYVIANLKKLVVRKIFRNVAGTRSAIDGASLSAIQAEELIKQIKANPFLYVGQEKINFSSAPSLVDGKIVAGHSLFRSFLVSHNNSYVAMPGGLTRNSTVENSFIISNQLGGISKDTWVLSAEDEQEQPVFLQLNTDIRETKQLKRSLPSHTAENLFWVGRYTERVIYNARLQRTVMQQMLKSNKPFIKEDSNTTETLLLQTLTQCTFTFPGFFDEENDPYSNPWGELTDVLYNEKRNGSLSQNISMLKRSVYSVRNFWALDTWRVLLQMEEEWNKAKTDKQADHLRMIHTIDALNTSMFAFLGMNRESVRREQGWNILDLGRKIEQSLYTITLLKALFQKKQEEQVEYDLLESVMIASQSLITYRYTYRDHLQLPLALELLMLDNNYPKSLAYLVKKIKRYVSLLPNEIRDIQLSEKKRNMQEADSLLQLADVATLVQYDPYSKEFNELNKFLDKLYELISDTSVLISKTYFRHSQAQKQLFTTNLI
- a CDS encoding SET domain-containing protein-lysine N-methyltransferase, producing MSVFFRKKEISLPDGIEIKQSTLHQRGVFASKAFKTGTVIETAPVILLKKTDKEFLYSTSLFHYYFLVKDEQSPVVLGLGYTSLYNHSYKANAVYSISLKDATLKITACKPIQSGDEITLNYNGNPDDETPVYFPPASTV
- a CDS encoding type VI secretion system tube protein Hcp, producing the protein MRTIIFLLFLIPFFATAQKQDVYIRLTDANGKQVNGDAVTKGFEKWMQGLSTSSGGKSNTQFSFTMNITGASADLKRALANGEFLMNGQVNVMQTINGAYTPQPVYFIKMEKIRVLSCAEAMGCNGVMTTTVSLQATRIGWTYYQTGKTGAPSVSNKFGYDAETGGSWTNF
- a CDS encoding ribonuclease H family protein codes for the protein MSKVKPKYYVVWKGKEPGIYTSWNDCKQQVEGFAGAAYKSFSSMMEAELAYKEHFAKHIYKKDKEVSVKDHSAVGSPIHDSIIVDAAWNSVQKDMEYQGIMYKTNSRIFHMGPLAHGTNNIGEFLAIVHALGYCKKHAMDTMPIYSDSRNAIGWVKAKKCKTNLEESPKTKHIFDLIHRAENWLQENKYKNKILKWETKAWG
- a CDS encoding SET domain-containing protein-lysine N-methyltransferase, which encodes MKKQLFIKEIKGKDRGVFCKQLIPKDEEFEIRPVLVLPAEDYDTVRASQLVDYFFSFNKEENTLALALGFGSLYNHAVYSNATYVLDREAKTITFSALEDIKPGTEICINYAGERGQEFKEWFESRNIELKQ
- a CDS encoding methionyl-tRNA formyltransferase produces the protein MGTPEFAVASLDALVKAGYNIVGVVTAPDKPAGRGMKMNESAVKKYAVEHKLHILQPEKLKNPEFIAELKSLKADLQIVVAFRMLPEAVWNMPPLGTVNVHGSLLPQYRGAAPINWAVINGEKETGVTTFKLKHEIDTGDILLQESFPIGEDDTTGEVHDHMKEVGAKLLVKTVEGLMNKTLVEKIQSSVVSSESAVLKHAPKIFTETCKIDFSKTVEEVHNLIRGLSPFPGAFTTLHDKMLKIYRSKKEITTQRLPAEFVTDGKTFLKFACSDGYVHLLEIQLEGKKKMLIEDFLRGYRFS